In Dromaius novaehollandiae isolate bDroNov1 chromosome 3, bDroNov1.hap1, whole genome shotgun sequence, the following are encoded in one genomic region:
- the KBTBD11 gene encoding kelch repeat and BTB domain-containing protein 11: protein MEGSSTAAESGAEHGAPPAPLAAPCGLSSSLCFNAAERGAQQQPGRADADAGRVVESQWEVNSTAAEVEEAAGGGGGDEAGDEAALPGLQCPPAEEPDLVIEVSGRRIRAHKAVLAAKSDYFRARASRDILRVKGVSYAALRLLIEYVYTARMGEVRHDNLAEVVSGARVLQMPCALHCAAEAMRAQLRLDNCYQLLCLAKKQRLAELREAAYRFMSDRYLEVLREPGVYGRLSGAERDLILRRRLEAGRRCLLVAEVSDAFERPGGGSRPQSRESSRPQSPSSVASLEDGGALVHCYQEASCEWRVLTRLPEEANAKGCAMCVLHNYLFLAGGIAAGPAGGEPRTRLSDKVFCYNPLTDTWSQVRPLAQPRSQLKLLALDGYLYAVGGECLFTVERYDPRADRWSPVAPLPKGAFAVAHEATTCNGEIYVSGGSLFYRLLKYDPKRDEWQECPYNSSRRRSTDMVAFKNFIYRFDVSSGRGGEQGPGSGTGGGVEVFRYNTVAKRWSQCASLRPSSGPIQPFRCAALGNTIYCVNRTGTLRFCLAQDGEVEADGGLKGTFDGELLKAPLDAKGVLLPFVLTLPEKPDKAGDQEGPLLL from the coding sequence ATGGAGGGCAGCAGCACGGCGGCGGAGAGCGGGGCCGAGCATggcgccccgccggcgcccctcgccgccccctGTGGCCTCAGCTCCTCGCTGTGCTTCAACGCCGCTGAGCGCGGTGCGCAGCAGCAGCCCGGCAGGGCCGACGCTGATGCCGGCCGCGTGGTGGAGAGCCAGTGGGAAGTCAATAGCACGGCTGCCGAGGTGGAGGAGGCAGCGGGCGGTGGCGGTGGTGACGAGGCTGGGGACGAGGCCGCGCTGCCTGGCCTGCAGTGCCCGCCGGCCGAGGAGCCCGACCTGGTGATCGAGGTGTCAGGGCGGCGCATCCGCGCGCACAAGGCGGTGCTGGCGGCCAAGAGCGACTACTTCCGCGCACGCGCCTCGCGGGACATCTTGCGCGTGAAGGGCGTAAGCTACGCGGCGCTGCGCCTGCTCATTGAGTACGTGTACACAGCGCGCATGGGCGAGGTGCGCCACGACAACCTGGCCGAGGTGGTGAGCGGCGCCCGCGTGCTGCAGATGCCCTGCGCCCTGCACTGCGCCGCTGAGGCCATGCGCGCCCAGCTCCGCCTCGACAACTGCTACCAGCTGCTCTGCCTGGCCAAGAAGCAGCGGCTGGCGGAGCTGCGCGAGGCCGCCTACCGCTTCATGAGCGACCGCTACCTGGAGGTGCTGCGCGAGCCCGGTGTGTACGGCCGCCTCAGCGGCGCCGAGCGCGACCTCATCCTGCGGCGTCGCCTGGAGGCTGGGCGGCGCTGCCTGCTGGTGGCCGAGGTGAGCGACGCCTTTGAGCGGCCAGGCGGTGGCAGCCGGCCGCAGAGCCGAGAGAGCAGCCGCCCGCAGAGCCCCTCCTCCGTGGCATCGCTGGAGGACGGCGGCGCCCTCGTCCACTGCTACCAGGAGGCCAGCTGCGAGTGGCGGGTGCTGACGCGCCTGCCTGAGGAGGCCAACGCCAAGGGCTGTGCCATGTGCGTCCTCCACAACTACCTCTTCCTGGCGGGGGGCATCgctgcggggccggcgggcggcgagCCCCGCACCCGCCTCTCCGACAAGGTCTTCTGCTACAACCCCCTCACCGACACCTGGAGCCAGGTGCGCCCGCTGGCCCAGCCCCGCTCGCAGCTCAAGCTGCTGGCCCTGGATGGCTACCTGTATGCTGTGGGCGGTGAGTGCCTCTTCACCGTGGAGAGGTATGACCCACGGGCTGACCGCTGGAGCCCTGTGGCACCCCTGCCCAAGGGCGCCTTTGCCGTGGCCCACGAGGCCACCACCTGCAATGGGGAGATCTACGTGTCGGGGGGGTCCCTCTTCTACCGTCTGCTCAAGTACGACCCGAAGCGTGACGAGTGGCAGGAGTGCCCCTACaacagcagccgccgccgctccaCCGACATGGTGGCCTTCAAGAACTTCATCTACCGCTTTGACGTGAGCAGTGGCCGCGGTGGGGAGCAAGGCCCCGGCAGCGGGACCGGCGGCGGCGTTGAGGTCTTCCGCTACAACACGGTGGCCAAGCGCTGGAGCCAGTgcgccagcctgcggcccagcagcGGCCCCATCCAGCCCTTCCGCTGTGCTGCCTTGGGCAACACCATCTACTGCGTCAACCGGACCGGCACCCTCCGCTTCTGCCTGGCCCAGGATGGCGAGGTGGAAGCGGACGGTGGGCTCAAGGGCACCTTCGATGGGGAACTTCTCAAAGCCCCCTTAGACGCCAAGGGTGTCCTCCTCCCCTTTGTGCTCACCCTGCCCGAGAAGCCGGACAAAGCTGGGGACCAGGAGGGCCCCCTCCTGCTGTGA